A window from Candidatus Goldiibacteriota bacterium encodes these proteins:
- a CDS encoding response regulator — protein sequence MSEKTRIMVVDDEPDIVKIVKISFELANYEVIECNSGEECLDKLKTEKKPDIILLDIMMPGLSGYETCVEIRKNPLFKSTKIVMLTAKGQKGDAEEGLQSGADDYIIKPFDPYELIEQVKEILDRK from the coding sequence ATGTCTGAGAAAACAAGAATCATGGTAGTGGATGACGAGCCGGATATAGTAAAAATAGTAAAAATATCCTTTGAACTTGCCAATTATGAAGTGATTGAATGCAACAGCGGGGAAGAATGCCTTGATAAACTGAAAACGGAAAAGAAACCGGATATTATACTGCTTGATATAATGATGCCGGGATTAAGCGGGTATGAAACATGCGTGGAAATAAGAAAAAACCCCCTGTTTAAAAGCACAAAGATAGTAATGCTTACCGCCAAAGGCCAAAAAGGCGACGCCGAAGAGGGGCTGCAGTCAGGCGCGGATGATTACATAATAAAACCTTTTGACCCGTACGAACTTATTGAACAGGTAAAGGAAATCCTGGACAGAAAATAA